The Barnesiella propionica genome has a window encoding:
- a CDS encoding polysaccharide biosynthesis protein, with protein MSIFSDKVLLITGGTGSFGNAVLRRFIDSDLREIRIFSRDEKKQDDMRHHL; from the coding sequence TCAGCGACAAAGTATTATTAATTACGGGAGGTACCGGAAGTTTCGGTAACGCCGTATTGCGAAGATTTATAGACAGCGACCTCCGTGAAATCCGGATTTTCAGCCGTGATGAAAAAAAACAAGACGACATGCGTCACCACCT